GCGGGCGAAGATCGACTCCTGGCGGTAAAGCGGCAGGTGATCGACGGATTTGCTGACGATCACCTGAGCCAGCACGCCGACGCCGGGCAGGCCGCGGTCGATCGGCTCGGCCGGCCGGGGGGCGATCGTGACGTGTCCCTGGCAGTCCCGGCAGGCGTATTTCGGCCGGGTATGGACCAGGACGCGGAGGCTCGCCGGCACGTACTCGAGCTGCTCGCTCGTCTCGGCGCCGATGCGGGCCCGTGCGACGCCGCACTCGGGACAGGGTTTCTCGGCGTCGGGCAGGTCGTGCAGGACCTCGACCCGCGGCAGGTGCGCCGGCAGGGC
The Tautonia rosea genome window above contains:
- a CDS encoding IS66 family transposase zinc-finger binding domain-containing protein, with amino-acid sequence ALPAHLPRVEVLHDLPDAEKPCPECGVARARIGAETSEQLEYVPASLRVLVHTRPKYACRDCQGHVTIAPRPAEPIDRGLPGVGVLAQVIVSKSVDHLPLYRQESIFAR